The nucleotide window GCAACGTTGATCCCCATCGCCTTCTTTACTCGGTGATGCAGGTGTGCTCCTAATACAGCAGCGCATAGTTCAAGGCGGGGTAGTGTGACGCGCTTGAGCGGTGCCACACGCGATTTGGAAGAAAGCAACGTTATGCGAATCTGCCCACCTTCGCCTTCACAACGCGCATAAATGCAGGCTCCATATGCTGCCTCCGATGCATCACAGAAGGTATGTAGCTGAATACGCGCACCAGGTAGAAGCGCATAACGACTAACCTTGAATTCAGAGATGAGTTGCCAATCCTCTTgtattgttttccatttcttaCAGATAGTATCTGGAACATACTCGTCCCAACCAGCTTTCTGCAACCATAAttcctgcatcatcatcttggCCCGAATGACAATCGGGGAGATCAGGCCCAGCGGATCGAACATGCGAGCTACGTTGGATAGAATGGATCGCTTTGTCGGAATGGACACATCACTGGATATTGCGGATTCGAAGGATAAAACGTCATGCTCTGGCTCCCATGAAACACCAAGAGCCTTTACCGTCTCGTGTGGTAAGAATTGCCGCGCTGACTGTGTGCCGATTTGATCCGCATTTAAACCGGCGAGCACCTCGAGCTGATTGGATGTCCACTTTCGCAGCTCGAAGCCGCCTTTGGCGAGCAATTGAGAAAGCTCGATTCGCAACTGGCGAGCATTTCCGATGGAATCAGCACCACCGATGAAATCGTCAACGTAGAAGTTAGTTTTCAaagcagctgcagcattggGACAAGAGGCGCCCTCATCGTTTGCAAGCTGCAGCAATGTTCTGGTTGCCAAGAATGATGAGGGGGCTAAGCCATAAGTAACCGTATTCAGCTCAAAATATTCGATTGGCGAGTGAGGCGAAAATCGAAAGCAAATGCGTACAAATTTCCGGTCGTTAGGATGGAGCAATACTTGTCGATACATTTTCGCAATATCTCCAACAACGGCTACCTTATATGTGCGGAAGCGCAAAATTATGTCGAGCAGATCGTCCTGCACGACAGGGCCGATGCATAACGCCTCGTTTAGCGAAAAGCCGGTGGACGTCTTAGCTGAACCATCAAATACCACGCGAACCTTTGTTGTGGAGCTAGCGGCTTTGAACACGGGATGGTGAGGCAGATAATACGCGCGTTCGTCGTCGGAGGGATTTTTTATGCGTGACATGTGCCCAAGCTCCAGATACTCACGCATGAAATCATGGTACGCCGCTTTTACGTTTGGATCTACGATTACGTTTGGTAGCCTTAATGCTGCTGCCTTTGAAAGGCCAAGCTTATCATCGAATTCTGCTTGTTTAGGTAAGCATACCATATAACGACCAGCTTCATCTCGCTGTGTTGTATCTTTGTAAAATTGCTCACATTTGCGATCCTCAGGAGAATAGCCATCGTTAACCTGTAGTTCTTCCACTTTACAGAAACGCTCTATTGATTCTTCTAGTGAAACCATACACACCACGGATGAAGTGTGAAAAGTATTGGATGTTGCTGGCTGAGAGGTAGATGCTGATCCACTCACGACCCAGCCAAATACGCTCTCCATCAGGACTGGTAGATTCGATGACATTTTATATTGCGCCCTGCTTACAAAGAACGTGTGATAGTGCCGGGCACCGAGAATAATGTCGATCGGTGCCGACTTCTCGAAATGGGGGTCGGCGAATATGATATGTGGCGGTAATTTCCAGCTGCTGGTGGGCACATCATGTGCGGGCAGGTCAGCAATAAGCTTCTCGACTATCAAAAACTCAACGTTAATCGCTTAAGGGCTCGCTCGGGATGATACCGTGGTGCGCATCGATTTCCGCACCGGGGTGGACGATTGACCAGCACCAATCAGCGTGATATCGACCGTGCCCGATTTGATACCTAGCCGGTTAGCAAAACGGCTACTCATTAAATCTGGCTGGGAGGCACTATCTAAAAGTGCGCGTGCAGGATGCATTATGCCATGTGCATCAACAATGTTTACTAGTGCAGTTTGAAGCAGAACTTGTTCCGTAGTTTGCCTCAATGCTGCTGCATAAGCGCGTTGCGTGTTTGCCGTGTGATcgtctgtgttgtgtgtgttgcgtaCGGAAGCATTTTGCGCAGCTGACGTGTTCGCAGTGGAAAATGTGCCGTAATTTTGTGAAGAGTGTAAAAGCGAGTGGTGTGTTGAATTGCAGTGTCTGCACTTGTATTGCGATGAGCAATCACGCACACGGTGATTGTCGCGCAAGCAATTCAAGCACAATTTCAGTGTCATTGTGTTTCGGTACCGTTCCTCCGGTGACATTTGCATGAAACGGGGGCATTTCGTTAAATTGTGATCGGAGTGGCATAAagggcatgtgcgtgtgtcgtgTGATGTTGACGGAAAGCTTGCTAAGCGCATAGGCGGAGCATGTTTATGTGCGTAGTGCGTTTGGTTCACGGTAGGGGGAGCTTCGGTAATGTTTACCTGTAGGGTTTCCAACACTCGCATACGGCGCTGTAAAAATGCGATTAATCCTTCGTAACTAGGATTTTGGCTAGTTGAGGCATTTTCCTCCCAATCTCTTAATGTGGAGGTAGgcaattttgtgcacattaAGTGTTCTAACAAGCAGCTCCATGCCTCCGTTTTTTCGCCTTGATGATTGAGCGTTTTCTTGTGACGTTCGAACTCGTCCACAAGATGGTGAAGGGTTGATGCACTCTCCTTCTTAACGGTGGCCATACCAAAAAGCGCTTGAAGATGCCGTTTCTTTAACAAATACTCATTCGAGTATCGTTCGGTGAGCATTTGCCATGCTAGCTCGTAATTGGCTGCGCTGATCGTGATTGCTTCGATCACCTTTGCGGCCTCGCCTTTCACGGAAGCtcgtaaataatgaaactttTGTATCGGTGGTAGTTTTCGTGAATTAATCCCTCCGCATGTAATCACCATCGAACTCAGGAAGTGAGATGGTGGGAAGCTTTATCCCTGCCAACGGGTTAGTGTTTGGTGTTGTGCTTGCGGATCGCGGAGCGTGCACCCGTTTAGCCTTTAAATGGGCTTCAAGGCGTATCAAACGCGAGCCAAAATCGTCTCGTGACGCGGCATTGTGACTTATCACTTCCTCGGTGGCCGCCGCATCTTCCAATTTGGCCTGAATTGCttccaaatcaaatcaaaaatcCAAAGCTTCTGGACCTTTGCAATGCGAATGTTGATTTCGATTGCATCCCGTTCCGGGTCAAATTCTGCCAAAAATTGTTCGTGCTTAGCCAATACTGCTAGTAAAACTATCCTTCTGGACGACAAAACGTTTATCGGAGCAGTCATAGTGCGGTTTGACAAAAAACGCTAAATTTCGCGGACACAGTGAACTTGGTCGATTGTGAGGCGACTAAAGCACAGTTACACGCGCGCAAAACAGTGATTATCGCGAGAATAATTAAGATTCAGAAAACCAGATTCGTcttaatcctggtcacggcaccaatgtttAATCCCACTAtttcggataatttattttccgcgtttcggtgtaactttcaaacctttaatatttaccagcagttattcgttgtgtagcaaaattgaaagagagctttatttacgacattcactgttatttataaactactcgatcgagccgaacactcgaaattgaacgaacaatgttcgtgtttcgttaagcacgatatgatccccgctgcgcaaattcgagcagtttccagcgcaggaaatgtaccaaaatctgcgctggccagcgcagattttggctggtctcccgcgctggacttcagcgattcctgcgcagggttagcgccatctgttggcgaaatggacgaactatttatggcggtgtagcaaaaaaaaacggtcaaaaaatttaaaattattggcgtccattttttcgtccgcttcttctccctccctcaacCTGCCTTGCCtaacttgcgcttctgcccgtgccttccgctgattgggtgttgtggtgtatgcgttgattcatttatgtgcattgcggttgtgtattgttattggtgggtgttagcatttattaattagtgtgtgaccttgagacgctgtaatgatggtttattttatttcgcgccgctgctgatgagaccattcgatgcccctgccaattgagggtgaa belongs to Anopheles merus strain MAF unplaced genomic scaffold, AmerM5.1 LNR4000007, whole genome shotgun sequence and includes:
- the LOC121600813 gene encoding uncharacterized protein LOC121600813, translated to MSSNLPVLMESVFGWVVSGSASTSQPATSNTFHTSSVVCMVSLEESIERFCKVEELQVNDGYSPEDRKCEQFYKDTTQRDEAGRYMVCLPKQAEFDDKLGLSKAAALRLPNVIVDPNVKAAYHDFMREYLELGHMSRIKNPSDDERAYYLPHHPVFKAASSTTKVRVVFDGSAKTSTGFSLNEALCIGPVVQDDLLDIILRFRTYKVAVVGDIAKMYRQVLLHPNDRKFVRICFRFSPHSPIEYFELNTVTYGLAPSSFLATRTLLQLANDEGASCPNAAAALKTNFYVDDFIGGADSIGNARQLRIELSQLLAKGGFELRKWTSNQLEVLAGLNADQIGTQSARQFLPHETVKALGVSWEPEHDVLSFESAISSDVSIPTKRSILSNVARMFDPLGLISPIVIRAKMMMQELWLQKAGWDEYVPDTICKKWKTIQEDWQLISEFKVSRYALLPGARIQLHTFCDASEAAYGACIYARCEGEGGQIRITLLSSKSRVAPLKRVTLPRLELCAAVLGAHLHHRVKKAMGINVAESFFWSDSTITLTWISATPNTWATFVANRVSEVQHYSHPRQWRHVPGASNPADLGSRGMSAADFLKSKLWSFGPDWLSLPASIWPNSNPEPANETNLENRQLQAIAAYRIILHSLHT